The following are from one region of the Acidobacteriota bacterium genome:
- a CDS encoding DUF4070 domain-containing protein: MRHRLDCVQLRVICPFPGTRLYNRLLEENRLFDPEWWLKGYPPGTLLFRPKGMTPEQLLNGLHRITKELYSFHGIVNRFFGISPWKRSLNNFTIFLGANFGNRKRYFKGLTTPQPFLSKN, encoded by the coding sequence ATGAGACACCGGCTTGATTGTGTCCAGTTGAGAGTGATCTGTCCATTTCCTGGAACTCGTCTTTACAACAGACTTTTGGAAGAAAACCGTCTGTTTGATCCTGAGTGGTGGCTTAAGGGATATCCCCCGGGCACTCTCCTCTTTCGTCCAAAAGGTATGACCCCTGAGCAGCTCCTGAACGGTCTTCATCGGATAACCAAAGAGCTCTATTCTTTCCATGGAATTGTGAATCGTTTCTTCGGTATAAGTCCTTGGAAGCGTTCTCTCAATAATTTCACTATTTTCTTAGGTGCTAATTTTGGCAACCGAAAGCGCTATTTCAAAGGTTTAACCACCCCTCAACCATTTCTTTCCAAGAACTGA
- a CDS encoding ATP-binding protein — translation MKNRADLPFEYRSYNGKIIISTISLSSKEVGLKENDVLLKINEFPVKKIPHIEFALNYKKPGDLISLKILRNQQEKEFYVESSRYYSNLSILVFFSVGIVLWIFGIFIFLMKPEEKPAEIIFFNLLCFSSTIMISATNLGTIPFPWVDLILRVIFLITYSLTPAIFLHFSFIFPKEKAFKNKLLLYIPGILFVLNFQLFFLHAFFKKSIFYFYNFHYPFPYFRFYVVLFTMIGIFNFIRTFIKSTSGEEKDKIRWILWGIVFSVAPFILLWMIPKAILDSPIIKEEVAEFFFILIPVSFLISIVKYKLFDIELIIKKSLIYSSLTFSVIILYFTLIEIIQYLFNLEALKKINLIRIMVILIIAALFNPIREKIQNLIDRMFYRIPFDYRKIVREFTAEMHKSLSMQDLVSVLLMKINRALFIEGASVYIYDSNSKKYRKVRSIGTHKSFEDNFHFEFSGSRILAIKGRAEEIEELDFSKEKEIEKAGFEILAQFPFTHKELRGVIGLGRKKSEKLYSKKDLEFILTISEEASIGIERLKLQEEVILERLEKEKLEEINRLKSEFVSTVSHELRSPMTSIRGFAEMLQIGKKIDKEKRDEYLDIIIEESERLSRLIENILDISKIEEGVKKYYFDKLNLKDLIERTLSSMEFQFKKSGFKINKNISEKIPLINGDCDALTQVLINLLNNSIKYSSDRKEITVNLKENKDYLIVEIEDKGIGIPEDKLDKIFDKYYRIEDEEFKKVKGLGLGLSVVRHIIEAHNGDIKVESKVGIGTKFSVYLPKQ, via the coding sequence ATGAAAAATAGAGCTGACCTTCCTTTTGAATACAGAAGCTATAATGGAAAAATAATAATATCCACTATAAGTTTATCTTCAAAAGAGGTCGGACTGAAAGAAAATGACGTTTTATTAAAAATTAATGAATTTCCCGTCAAAAAAATACCCCATATAGAATTTGCTTTAAATTACAAAAAACCAGGAGATTTAATTTCGTTAAAAATTTTAAGAAATCAGCAAGAAAAAGAATTCTATGTAGAATCTTCTCGTTACTACTCAAATCTATCCATCCTTGTTTTCTTCTCCGTAGGAATTGTTCTATGGATATTTGGCATTTTCATTTTTTTAATGAAACCTGAGGAAAAACCAGCAGAAATTATTTTCTTCAATCTTCTATGCTTCTCTTCAACTATTATGATCTCAGCTACCAACTTGGGTACAATACCTTTTCCCTGGGTTGATTTAATTTTGAGAGTTATCTTTCTAATCACATATTCATTAACCCCTGCTATTTTTTTACATTTTTCATTCATTTTCCCAAAAGAAAAAGCTTTTAAGAATAAATTACTTCTTTACATTCCAGGCATCCTTTTTGTCTTGAATTTTCAATTATTTTTTCTGCATGCATTTTTTAAAAAGTCCATATTCTATTTTTATAATTTTCATTACCCTTTTCCTTATTTCAGATTTTATGTAGTTCTCTTTACAATGATAGGAATATTTAATTTTATCAGGACATTCATAAAATCAACATCAGGAGAAGAAAAAGATAAAATAAGATGGATATTATGGGGAATAGTGTTTAGTGTTGCTCCATTTATTCTGTTGTGGATGATTCCTAAAGCAATCCTTGATTCTCCAATAATAAAGGAAGAAGTCGCAGAGTTTTTTTTCATATTGATACCTGTTTCCTTTCTCATCTCAATAGTTAAATACAAATTGTTCGATATTGAACTTATCATCAAAAAAAGTTTGATATATTCATCATTGACTTTTTCTGTAATAATCCTTTACTTTACATTGATAGAAATTATTCAGTACCTATTCAATTTGGAAGCTCTAAAAAAAATTAATTTGATAAGAATAATGGTAATTCTTATTATCGCAGCTCTGTTTAACCCGATAAGAGAGAAAATTCAGAATTTAATCGACAGGATGTTCTACAGAATACCTTTTGATTATAGAAAAATAGTAAGGGAGTTTACAGCGGAAATGCATAAATCATTATCAATGCAGGATTTAGTCTCGGTCCTACTGATGAAAATTAATAGAGCGTTATTTATAGAGGGCGCATCAGTATATATTTATGATTCTAACTCAAAAAAATACAGAAAAGTTAGAAGTATTGGAACTCATAAATCCTTTGAGGATAATTTTCATTTTGAATTTTCAGGTTCAAGGATACTGGCGATAAAAGGTAGAGCTGAAGAGATAGAAGAATTAGATTTTTCAAAAGAAAAGGAAATTGAAAAAGCTGGGTTTGAAATCTTAGCTCAGTTTCCTTTTACTCATAAAGAGCTTCGTGGAGTTATTGGATTAGGAAGGAAAAAATCTGAAAAGTTATATTCAAAAAAAGACCTTGAATTTATCCTCACTATCTCTGAAGAAGCCTCTATAGGAATAGAAAGATTAAAGCTTCAAGAAGAAGTGATTTTAGAAAGGCTCGAGAAAGAAAAGCTTGAGGAAATAAACAGGTTAAAAAGCGAATTTGTATCCACAGTCTCCCATGAACTTCGCTCTCCAATGACCTCAATAAGAGGATTCGCTGAAATGTTGCAAATAGGAAAGAAAATAGACAAAGAAAAAAGAGATGAATATCTTGATATCATTATAGAAGAAAGTGAAAGGCTGTCGAGATTAATAGAAAATATTCTCGACATAAGTAAAATAGAGGAAGGAGTAAAAAAATATTATTTTGACAAGCTTAATCTTAAAGATTTAATAGAACGAACTTTAAGTTCAATGGAGTTTCAATTTAAAAAGTCAGGGTTTAAAATAAATAAAAATATTTCAGAAAAAATTCCTCTTATAAATGGGGATTGTGATGCATTAACTCAGGTTTTAATAAATCTGTTAAATAACTCTATTAAATATTCTTCTGATAGAAAAGAAATAACGGTAAATTTAAAAGAGAATAAAGATTATCTCATCGTTGAGATTGAAGATAAAGGCATTGGAATTCCAGAAGATAAGCTTGATAAAATCTTTGATAAGTATTATAGAATTGAAGATGAAGAATTTAAAAAAGTTAAAGGTCTGGGATTGGGGTTATCAGTTGTAAGGCACATAATAGAAGCTCATAACGGAGATATAAAAGTAGAAAGTAAAGTTGGAATTGGAACAAAATTTTCTGTATATCTGCCAAAACAATGA
- a CDS encoding response regulator transcription factor: MKKILIVEDDLNLFKNLKVHLENEYFDVIHAEDGEKCLELVKREKVDLIILDIVLPKISGFDVMKKIRESGIATSVLMLSGKRKNEMDKVLGLEIGADDYVTKPFSTRELVARVKAILRRKIPKKIELDEYSFRNIHLDFKKQEAYKAGKKIKLSPKEFKILKFFVSHEGEVATRDMLLNEVWGYEVFPTTRTVDNFILSLRKKIEDNPSKPKHILTIHGSGYKFIK; this comes from the coding sequence ATGAAAAAAATATTAATTGTTGAAGATGATTTGAACCTTTTTAAAAACTTGAAGGTTCATTTAGAGAATGAATATTTTGATGTCATTCATGCAGAAGATGGAGAAAAATGTCTTGAACTCGTAAAAAGAGAAAAAGTTGATTTAATAATTTTAGATATAGTTCTACCAAAGATAAGTGGGTTTGATGTAATGAAGAAAATAAGAGAATCTGGGATTGCCACATCGGTTCTTATGCTAAGCGGAAAGAGAAAAAATGAGATGGATAAAGTTTTAGGCCTTGAGATAGGAGCAGATGATTATGTTACAAAACCATTCAGCACAAGAGAATTGGTCGCAAGAGTTAAAGCTATTTTAAGAAGGAAAATACCAAAAAAAATTGAACTGGACGAATACAGCTTCAGAAATATTCATCTTGATTTTAAAAAACAAGAAGCTTATAAAGCAGGAAAGAAAATTAAATTATCTCCGAAAGAATTTAAAATTTTGAAATTTTTTGTTTCTCATGAAGGAGAAGTCGCGACAAGAGATATGTTGTTGAATGAAGTATGGGGATATGAAGTATTTCCCACAACAAGAACGGTTGATAATTTCATTCTTTCCTTAAGAAAAAAGATTGAAGATAATCCCTCTAAACCAAAACACATTTTAACCATCCATGGCTCTGGATATAAATTTATAAAATAA
- a CDS encoding diacylglycerol kinase family protein, with the protein MMEQKLKKMPDLKFQERGMSFKKTHVIINPASAGGKTRIRQTQIINELDKHFGNRYSIFITQRPLDATFSVRRAIIEGSELIIAIGGDGTIQETVNGFFFDGYLINPACQLGIINSGTGHGFAQSLGLPSEIKKQLEVICRGESRFIDVGRVVFSNKDGIAIERFFINECQAGIGGEVVKCVQSKHKKFGGLIVFGLTAFSKVFSYPGHLIAATIDNSFHTMQKLIGIAIANGKFTGGGMNLAPQAKADDGLLDILLIHEQPILQRLWNFPKIYSGQHILSSKFSYFQGKSITLNASERVFVEADGELLGFLPCTVEVIPSALKVRVYSQEKG; encoded by the coding sequence ATGATGGAACAAAAATTAAAAAAAATGCCTGATTTAAAATTTCAGGAAAGGGGAATGTCTTTTAAGAAGACGCATGTGATTATAAACCCTGCTTCAGCTGGAGGAAAAACTAGAATCAGGCAAACCCAAATCATTAATGAGCTTGATAAACATTTCGGAAATAGATATTCCATCTTTATTACTCAAAGACCCTTAGATGCTACCTTTTCAGTTCGAAGAGCAATCATTGAAGGAAGTGAGCTAATCATTGCAATTGGCGGAGATGGAACTATTCAGGAAACTGTAAATGGGTTTTTCTTCGATGGATATCTAATAAATCCTGCTTGTCAACTTGGCATCATCAACAGTGGAACTGGACACGGTTTTGCTCAGAGTTTGGGCTTGCCGTCAGAGATCAAAAAGCAACTTGAAGTTATTTGTAGAGGAGAAAGTCGTTTTATTGATGTTGGAAGAGTTGTTTTCTCTAACAAAGATGGAATAGCAATTGAGCGTTTTTTTATAAATGAATGTCAAGCAGGAATAGGAGGAGAAGTAGTCAAATGCGTCCAATCAAAGCACAAAAAATTTGGCGGACTCATTGTTTTTGGTTTAACTGCATTCTCAAAGGTTTTTAGTTATCCTGGCCATCTGATTGCAGCAACTATAGATAATAGTTTTCATACGATGCAGAAACTTATCGGAATCGCTATTGCTAATGGTAAATTCACTGGAGGTGGCATGAATTTGGCTCCTCAAGCTAAGGCCGATGATGGATTGCTCGATATCCTTTTGATTCATGAGCAACCAATCCTTCAGCGTCTATGGAATTTCCCAAAGATATATTCTGGACAACACATCCTTTCATCGAAGTTCAGTTATTTTCAAGGAAAAAGTATAACTCTCAATGCTTCTGAAAGGGTATTTGTTGAAGCAGATGGTGAACTGCTTGGTTTCCTACCCTGTACTGTTGAAGTAATTCCCTCTGCATTAAAGGTCAGGGTTTATTCTCAAGAGAAAGGATGA
- a CDS encoding DUF3419 family protein, with protein MQKFFLKILKFEFEARIFISFIIVIFVSALSFSMFYHSPSNAIIIGKIIGSSAETSMAAGYLVVAFFMLLASILRSWSGSILTSQRMMSFRVQVDKLMTAGPYLLVRNPIYLADLIAFCGFALCLTPIGIFLPVLLLLHYTQLIKYEEVSLIEQFGKKYLDYKTRIPRLIPNYKSACNLISAFKEFEINRDGLRHNALYLLFIPGFILAAFTQEILFAVIVGIPAVFDWAIIHTKIGLSKKPKKGDSGKKYIFNADQENNKIFKEIIYAQCWEDPQIDREAFKITSDDVVFSITSGGCNTLTFLLDNPRKVIALDINPHQNFLLDLKIAAFKNLSYEELLEFTGLRESKRRLLLYKQIRSSLQVDSIRYWDNQLKKIKQGIIHCGRYEGYMRLLKTIIVTPIMKRQLIEKFFETEDSAARAKLFHQRWENIWWWLLTRIMLSRTVMTLFFDRAFFVYLDEKFSFGKHFAKKVERALTQLPMKENYFLSYILLRRFYSEEHLPVYLRQTNYDIIRSRVDRIEIVTDSCEHFFTTLSDSCISKFNFSNIFEWISTKAYENLLKETIRVAKDRAVITYRNLLVFREHPVSLDEKIHSLKPLVKFLHEQDLSFIYNNYVVEEIHKGEANDI; from the coding sequence ATGCAAAAATTTTTTCTGAAAATTCTGAAATTTGAATTTGAGGCTCGTATTTTTATCTCATTTATCATAGTAATTTTTGTTTCCGCTCTTTCTTTTTCAATGTTTTATCACTCTCCATCTAACGCTATCATAATTGGTAAAATAATTGGGTCTTCTGCTGAAACATCTATGGCCGCTGGTTATTTAGTTGTGGCGTTCTTCATGTTATTGGCATCAATTCTCAGATCATGGTCGGGAAGTATATTAACTTCCCAGAGAATGATGTCATTCCGCGTCCAAGTTGACAAACTGATGACAGCAGGTCCTTATCTCCTCGTTCGAAACCCTATTTACCTTGCAGACCTTATAGCATTCTGCGGCTTTGCACTCTGCCTTACACCTATCGGTATTTTTCTACCAGTTCTTCTTTTACTCCATTATACTCAACTTATAAAGTATGAAGAGGTATCTCTAATAGAACAATTTGGGAAAAAGTATTTGGATTACAAAACACGTATCCCCCGATTGATACCGAATTATAAAAGTGCTTGTAACTTGATTTCTGCGTTTAAAGAGTTTGAGATAAATCGAGATGGGTTAAGACACAATGCTCTCTATCTGCTTTTCATCCCTGGATTTATTTTAGCGGCTTTCACTCAAGAAATTCTCTTTGCTGTTATTGTTGGAATTCCTGCTGTATTCGATTGGGCCATAATTCACACAAAAATCGGATTATCCAAGAAACCTAAGAAAGGGGATTCTGGAAAAAAGTATATCTTTAATGCTGATCAGGAGAACAATAAGATATTTAAAGAGATAATTTATGCCCAATGCTGGGAAGATCCTCAAATAGACCGTGAAGCATTTAAAATCACCTCTGACGATGTAGTTTTTTCAATTACTTCAGGTGGATGCAATACTTTAACTTTTTTACTTGACAATCCACGCAAAGTCATTGCTCTTGATATTAACCCCCATCAGAATTTTTTACTGGATTTAAAGATTGCAGCGTTTAAGAATCTTTCATACGAAGAATTGCTCGAATTTACAGGACTGAGAGAATCTAAACGTCGTCTTCTATTATACAAGCAAATTCGTTCCTCTCTCCAAGTGGACAGTATCAGATATTGGGATAATCAATTGAAGAAAATAAAACAGGGTATCATTCACTGCGGTCGTTATGAAGGCTATATGCGATTGCTGAAAACAATAATAGTTACTCCAATCATGAAGAGACAGTTAATTGAGAAATTTTTTGAAACTGAAGATTCAGCAGCAAGAGCAAAGCTTTTCCATCAGAGATGGGAAAATATCTGGTGGTGGCTACTCACCAGAATCATGCTCAGCCGCACAGTAATGACTCTGTTTTTTGATAGAGCATTCTTTGTTTACCTCGATGAAAAATTTTCATTCGGAAAGCATTTTGCAAAGAAAGTTGAGCGAGCGCTCACCCAATTGCCCATGAAGGAAAATTACTTTCTCTCCTATATTTTGCTCAGAAGATTTTACAGCGAAGAACATCTTCCAGTTTATCTGAGACAGACTAATTATGACATCATCCGCAGCCGAGTAGATCGAATCGAAATAGTTACGGATAGCTGCGAGCATTTTTTTACTACATTGTCTGATTCTTGTATTTCAAAATTTAACTTCTCAAACATTTTTGAGTGGATTTCAACCAAAGCCTATGAAAACTTACTTAAAGAGACGATTCGAGTAGCAAAGGATAGAGCTGTTATAACTTATCGAAATTTGCTTGTGTTCCGTGAACATCCTGTTTCTCTTGACGAGAAAATCCATTCTCTAAAACCTTTAGTAAAATTTCTTCATGAGCAAGACCTTTCATTCATTTATAACAACTACGTTGTTGAAGAAATTCATAAAGGAGAAGCAAATGACATATAA
- a CDS encoding class II aldolase/adducin family protein — protein MKFAIIKNGINPLRDKIAEEIIQKCLQHGHEISTSENGIQFVLNLTQIESPQFFRRHSQSILVFSIVATESEGKDLRSVCYTTLVRTLSNILICVTPNKNSLSSEGNSPCEIYFTTPEAGFYHFPFDPEEVYRCIIPIAGAHFAMGNQFFTDLPPRYWKTSPIVEKIKEYGKELDSLGVLPAPFPLREVLSEENIQHVYNLFELKGISYGNLSAREHIPELGKATFWMTARGINKAKISKIGKDVLLVKGFDYEQGKALVSVPPDFDPKARVSVDAVEHELIYRTFPEVGAIVHVHAWMDGVLCTRQNYPCGTQELAEEVVNLLRKTDNPLQTAVGLKNHGLTITGPSLEEIFKRIRGKLLTEVLMFK, from the coding sequence ATGAAATTTGCAATCATTAAAAATGGCATAAATCCACTTCGAGATAAAATCGCTGAGGAGATTATACAAAAGTGTCTTCAGCATGGCCATGAAATTTCTACTTCGGAGAATGGTATTCAGTTTGTTCTGAACCTGACCCAAATAGAATCTCCGCAATTTTTTCGTAGACATTCCCAATCAATTCTTGTCTTTTCGATTGTTGCAACTGAAAGCGAAGGTAAGGATTTACGCTCCGTCTGTTATACAACTCTCGTCCGGACCCTCTCCAACATTTTAATATGTGTTACACCCAATAAAAATTCTCTTTCTTCTGAAGGAAACAGTCCATGCGAAATTTATTTCACCACACCAGAGGCAGGATTCTATCATTTTCCTTTCGATCCAGAAGAAGTTTATCGTTGCATTATTCCAATTGCAGGAGCGCACTTTGCAATGGGGAACCAGTTCTTCACAGACTTACCCCCTCGCTACTGGAAAACTTCTCCAATTGTTGAAAAAATCAAAGAATACGGAAAAGAGCTTGATAGTCTCGGTGTGCTTCCCGCACCATTTCCCCTCAGAGAAGTTCTATCGGAAGAAAACATTCAACATGTTTACAATCTCTTTGAATTAAAAGGTATAAGCTATGGAAATCTCAGCGCCCGTGAACATATTCCAGAACTTGGCAAGGCGACTTTCTGGATGACCGCCCGAGGAATAAATAAAGCTAAAATTTCAAAAATAGGCAAAGATGTGTTGTTAGTAAAAGGCTTTGATTATGAGCAGGGCAAAGCATTGGTAAGCGTTCCACCTGACTTCGACCCAAAAGCAAGGGTATCAGTTGATGCTGTTGAGCATGAGCTCATCTATCGAACATTTCCTGAAGTTGGCGCAATTGTCCATGTGCATGCATGGATGGATGGAGTTCTCTGTACCCGACAGAATTATCCATGTGGAACACAGGAGCTTGCCGAAGAAGTTGTGAACCTGCTTCGCAAAACGGACAATCCATTGCAGACCGCTGTTGGTCTTAAAAATCACGGATTGACCATAACAGGGCCAAGCCTTGAAGAAATCTTTAAACGGATTCGTGGAAAGCTTCTCACTGAAGTTCTAATGTTTAAATAA